The bacterium genome includes a region encoding these proteins:
- a CDS encoding glutamate--cysteine ligase: MTSPLHLFEGFGVELEYMIVDSETLSVRSIADELLMAEAGEYVSDVERGDLDWSNELALHVIELKTAGPAADLGGLAGKFQRDVDAANELLAPMGARLMPGAMHPWMDPFTEMKLWPHEYSPIYEAYNRIFDCRGHGWANLQSTHINLPFCGDEEFGRLHAAIRVLLPILPALAASSPVYNGAAGPGLDCRLKVYQSNQRRIPSVAGAVIPEPVFTRGDYEERIFAPMFRDIAPHDPDKILQGEFLNSRGAIARFGRGSIEIRVLDIQECPEADLAVVALIVEVLRALVAETWTSGEEQRGWEVGELAEILARTIEKAEEAVLDDPWYLALFGFAGERATAGELWHHLAADLLPDGESRRALDLILTRGPLARRILWAVGGDFSPGRLAAVYGDLCDCLRDGRLFGA; the protein is encoded by the coding sequence ATGACATCCCCTCTTCATTTATTCGAAGGATTCGGCGTCGAGTTGGAGTACATGATCGTCGACTCAGAAACACTGTCGGTTCGCTCGATTGCGGACGAACTGCTGATGGCCGAGGCAGGGGAGTACGTCAGCGATGTGGAACGCGGCGACCTGGATTGGTCGAACGAGTTGGCGCTGCATGTGATCGAGCTGAAAACCGCCGGGCCGGCTGCCGACTTGGGCGGGTTGGCGGGAAAATTCCAGCGCGATGTCGATGCTGCGAACGAGTTGCTGGCGCCGATGGGGGCGCGCCTGATGCCCGGCGCGATGCATCCGTGGATGGATCCGTTCACGGAGATGAAGCTGTGGCCACACGAGTACAGTCCAATCTACGAGGCGTACAATCGCATCTTCGATTGCCGCGGCCACGGTTGGGCGAATTTGCAGAGCACGCACATCAACCTGCCATTCTGCGGGGACGAGGAATTCGGTCGCCTGCATGCCGCGATTCGCGTTCTGCTGCCGATCCTTCCTGCGCTGGCGGCGAGTTCGCCTGTCTACAACGGAGCCGCCGGGCCCGGCCTGGATTGTCGGCTGAAGGTCTATCAAAGCAACCAGCGGCGGATTCCTTCGGTGGCCGGCGCAGTCATTCCTGAACCGGTCTTCACGCGTGGGGATTATGAGGAGCGCATTTTCGCACCGATGTTCCGGGACATCGCTCCGCATGATCCGGACAAGATTCTGCAGGGCGAATTCCTGAACAGCCGCGGCGCCATCGCGCGCTTCGGCCGCGGGTCGATCGAGATCCGTGTGCTGGACATCCAGGAATGCCCCGAGGCGGACTTGGCGGTGGTTGCCCTGATTGTGGAAGTGCTGCGCGCGCTCGTTGCCGAGACCTGGACCAGTGGCGAGGAGCAGCGCGGGTGGGAAGTCGGGGAGTTGGCTGAGATTCTCGCGCGTACAATAGAGAAGGCCGAGGAAGCCGTTCTGGACGATCCGTGGTACCTGGCCCTGTTTGGTTTTGCGGGGGAACGGGCGACGGCGGGGGAGCTGTGGCATCACCTGGCGGCGGATCTGCTGCCGGATGGTGAATCTCGCCGGGCGCTGGACCTGATCTTGACCCGCGGACCCCTCGCGAGGCGGATTCTGTGGGCGGTGGGCGGGGATTTCTCTCCCGGGCGCCTTGCTGCCGTTTATGGCGATTTATGCGATTGTTTGCGCGATGGACGCCTTTTTGGGGCCTAG
- a CDS encoding SDR family oxidoreductase, with amino-acid sequence MSNPIRTRCLVTGGAGFIGSHLVERLVADGHSVAVLDSFVTGKHENLANVRDRIDLFEGPTNDPEICRRAVEGAELVFHEAAIPSVPRSVREPIACHEANVTGTVVLLDACREAGVRRLVYAGSSSAYGDLAVESKSEDLKPEPLSPYAAAKLAGEHYLRAYHEVHGLETVVLRYFNVFGPRQDPTSEYSAVIPKFITAMLEGKRPTIYGDGTQSRDFTYIDNVVHANLLAATSETGVGGVFNAACGGAYTLLDLMTLLKELLDSPIEPMFEPARAGDVKHSLADISAARKALGYDVIVDFKEGLRRTAEYYRGLQ; translated from the coding sequence ATGTCAAACCCTATACGGACACGGTGCTTAGTCACCGGAGGCGCCGGATTCATCGGCAGCCACCTGGTGGAACGTCTCGTGGCGGACGGACACTCCGTCGCCGTGCTGGACAGCTTCGTGACCGGAAAGCACGAAAATCTGGCGAACGTGCGCGATCGCATCGATCTGTTCGAAGGTCCGACGAACGATCCCGAGATTTGCCGCCGCGCTGTCGAAGGTGCCGAGCTCGTTTTTCATGAGGCCGCCATTCCGTCCGTTCCGCGTTCCGTGCGCGAGCCGATCGCCTGTCACGAAGCCAACGTGACGGGAACGGTCGTGTTGCTGGATGCCTGCCGCGAGGCTGGCGTTCGGCGCCTCGTGTATGCCGGCAGCTCGTCTGCCTATGGCGACCTGGCGGTGGAGAGCAAGAGTGAGGATCTGAAGCCCGAGCCGCTCTCGCCATACGCCGCAGCCAAGCTGGCCGGCGAGCACTACCTGCGCGCTTACCATGAAGTGCACGGACTCGAGACCGTGGTGCTGCGGTACTTCAACGTATTTGGCCCGCGCCAGGATCCGACGTCGGAGTACAGCGCCGTGATTCCGAAGTTCATCACCGCGATGCTGGAGGGCAAGCGCCCCACGATTTACGGCGACGGAACGCAGTCGCGCGATTTCACGTACATCGATAATGTCGTACACGCGAACTTGTTGGCGGCGACTTCCGAGACTGGAGTCGGCGGTGTGTTCAACGCGGCCTGCGGCGGCGCATACACCCTGCTCGATTTGATGACGCTGCTGAAGGAGCTGTTGGACTCGCCGATCGAGCCGATGTTCGAGCCGGCGCGCGCCGGCGATGTGAAGCACTCGCTCGCCGACATCTCCGCGGCTCGCAAGGCGCTGGGTTACGACGTGATCGTCGACTTCAAGGAAGGACTGCGCCGCACGGCGGAGTACTACCGCGGGCTGCAGTAG
- a CDS encoding ROK family transcriptional regulator translates to MNRTGLLTRKSDSRRSSVLYQLWKEGPISRGALADLMGLNLPTVSAVVQELIKSGELIEEGFATSTGGRKAQLLDVNPKQGGVVAIEFSSRGILSASADMKGRLHNHVIRPFNPSLGKEGTLQAIIEAIEDQKQFLKEDEGLEMARIGVVLSGLLDEQNGTSISFPRFEEWQNVNVVEILEKKFKVPVDLASHVIGTTLAESIFGRFREMRNFLYVHLGPGLAVGMVIDGLVYRGTKATVGEFGHITIDDNGPICYCGNYGCLETLASDWALVQQAEQAIKEGVQSHIPEHVDDSGEITPSAVFHAAEMGDRLAGNIIDKSGHYLGTALAGLVNLLAPEAIVFGGSMAEDGERLIKAILHTVKRRALEPMEHDIRVDLGTFGLQAGVVGAVAIALHTHYSSYDD, encoded by the coding sequence ATGAATCGAACTGGTCTACTGACACGAAAAAGCGATTCGCGCCGTTCTTCGGTGCTTTATCAGCTTTGGAAAGAAGGACCCATCTCTCGCGGCGCGCTCGCGGATCTGATGGGGCTGAATCTGCCAACGGTTTCCGCCGTCGTGCAGGAACTCATCAAGAGCGGTGAACTGATCGAGGAGGGCTTTGCCACCTCGACCGGCGGTCGCAAGGCTCAGTTGCTTGATGTGAACCCGAAGCAGGGCGGCGTGGTCGCGATCGAGTTCAGCTCGCGCGGCATCCTCTCGGCTTCGGCGGACATGAAGGGCCGCCTGCACAACCACGTGATCCGGCCGTTCAATCCTTCGCTCGGAAAGGAAGGAACGCTGCAGGCCATTATCGAGGCCATCGAGGACCAGAAGCAGTTCTTGAAAGAAGACGAAGGGCTGGAGATGGCCCGCATCGGCGTGGTGCTGTCCGGTTTGCTGGACGAGCAGAACGGCACTTCGATTTCCTTCCCGCGCTTCGAGGAGTGGCAGAACGTCAACGTCGTCGAGATCCTCGAGAAGAAATTCAAGGTACCCGTCGATTTGGCGAGCCACGTGATCGGGACGACGCTGGCGGAGAGCATCTTCGGGCGATTCAGGGAGATGCGGAATTTCCTGTACGTGCATCTGGGCCCCGGACTGGCCGTCGGCATGGTCATCGATGGGCTGGTCTATCGCGGCACCAAGGCGACCGTCGGCGAGTTCGGCCACATCACGATCGATGACAACGGGCCCATCTGCTACTGCGGCAACTACGGCTGCCTGGAGACGCTCGCGAGCGACTGGGCGCTGGTGCAGCAGGCCGAGCAGGCCATCAAGGAAGGCGTGCAGTCCCACATCCCCGAGCACGTCGACGACTCCGGCGAGATCACGCCGTCGGCCGTCTTCCATGCCGCGGAGATGGGCGATCGCCTGGCCGGTAACATCATCGATAAGTCCGGCCACTACCTGGGCACGGCGCTGGCCGGCCTGGTGAATCTGCTGGCGCCGGAAGCGATCGTGTTCGGCGGTTCAATGGCCGAAGACGGCGAGCGTCTGATCAAGGCGATCCTGCACACCGTGAAGCGTCGCGCGCTGGAGCCCATGGAGCACGACATCCGCGTCGACCTCGGCACATTCGGGCTGCAGGCGGGCGTCGTCGGCGCGGTGGCCATTGCTCTGCATACGCACTACAGCTCCTACGACGACTGA
- a CDS encoding RimK family protein, producing MSNLIVVNDPKDWPIDTPGVQVVAARAYLTDPAFAQLRQAKVFNLCRSYRYQALGYYVSLLAAARGHKTLPAVNTIQDLKSMTLIRFVSEDLEREINRSLAPIQSSKFTLSIYFGKNVAKRYDRLSSQLFRYFPAPLMQAHFVNGKDGWVMQNIGPIGASEIPAGHHEVVLEFAREYFEKRPLPSGVDVPSGRYSMAILFSGEEEMSPSDTKAIARFQRAFEKLDFDVEIITRDDYGRLAEFDALFIRDLTGVNHHSYRFARRAKAEGLVVIDDPDSILRCTNKVFLAELLTRAKIPTPKTVILHRDNINEMADTIGLPCILKQPDSSFSQGVVKVDTEEELQAEAKRFLERSELVIAQEFLPTAFDWRIGILDRQPLYVCRYHMARSHWQIVKRDAGGKERWGKSETIPLWQAPPNVVQTAVRAANLIGDGLYGVDLKESNGNCYIIEINDNPDIVAGYEDADSKDQLYQRFAEVFLNRIERKKERRAHR from the coding sequence ATGAGTAACCTGATCGTTGTGAACGATCCCAAGGACTGGCCTATCGATACCCCTGGCGTGCAAGTTGTCGCCGCCCGTGCGTACCTGACCGATCCTGCTTTTGCTCAACTCCGACAAGCCAAGGTCTTCAACCTGTGCCGTTCGTATCGCTACCAGGCGCTGGGTTACTACGTCTCGCTCCTGGCCGCGGCCCGCGGGCACAAGACGCTGCCGGCGGTGAACACGATTCAAGACCTCAAGTCGATGACCCTGATCCGATTCGTGTCTGAGGACCTGGAGCGGGAAATCAATCGCAGCCTGGCGCCGATTCAATCGAGCAAGTTCACGCTCAGCATCTATTTCGGAAAGAACGTTGCGAAGCGCTACGACCGCTTGAGCAGCCAACTGTTCCGCTACTTCCCGGCGCCGCTGATGCAGGCGCACTTCGTCAATGGCAAGGACGGTTGGGTGATGCAGAACATCGGCCCGATCGGCGCCAGTGAGATTCCCGCCGGGCATCACGAGGTGGTGCTCGAGTTTGCGCGGGAGTACTTCGAGAAGCGTCCGTTGCCGAGCGGCGTCGACGTGCCGTCGGGGCGCTACAGCATGGCGATTCTATTCAGCGGTGAGGAGGAAATGTCACCGTCGGATACGAAAGCCATCGCGCGATTCCAGCGCGCATTCGAGAAGCTGGACTTCGACGTCGAGATTATCACGCGCGACGATTACGGCCGGCTGGCAGAGTTCGATGCGCTCTTTATTCGCGATCTGACCGGCGTGAATCATCACTCGTATCGATTCGCGCGGCGGGCGAAAGCTGAGGGCCTCGTCGTCATTGACGACCCCGATTCGATCCTGCGTTGCACGAACAAGGTCTTCCTGGCGGAGTTGCTGACTCGCGCGAAAATCCCGACTCCGAAAACGGTGATCCTGCACCGGGACAACATCAACGAGATGGCCGACACGATCGGTCTTCCGTGCATTTTGAAGCAGCCCGACAGCTCTTTCTCCCAAGGCGTCGTAAAGGTCGACACCGAAGAGGAGTTGCAGGCTGAGGCAAAGCGTTTCCTGGAACGCTCGGAACTCGTGATCGCTCAGGAATTCCTGCCGACCGCCTTCGACTGGCGAATTGGCATATTGGATCGCCAGCCGTTGTATGTCTGCCGTTACCACATGGCGAGGTCGCATTGGCAGATCGTGAAGCGCGACGCCGGTGGAAAGGAGCGATGGGGCAAGTCGGAGACGATTCCACTCTGGCAGGCGCCTCCAAACGTCGTGCAGACGGCAGTGCGGGCGGCGAACCTGATTGGCGATGGGCTGTATGGTGTGGACCTGAAGGAATCGAACGGCAATTGCTACATCATCGAGATCAACGACAACCCGGACATCGTGGCGGGCTACGAGGATGCGGATTCGAAGGATCAACTGTACCAGCGATTCGCCGAGGTCTTCCTGAACCGCATCGAACGAAAGAAAGAACGGCGGGCCCATCGATGA
- the rdgC gene encoding recombination-associated protein RdgC: MPLRTGSISARRYVLQKELPETFARTATMAIRRYAYKPINADRGEKESFGWVNPRAPLEERFTWEDLVDGHLVFLAVRRDRKSFSKVLFRARRDQRMEQIREERSLSRITRQHRLAIEEELTIQMLKETSPTVAFTELVWDMNTGEVFLAATGNALCERITDLFTSTFDVRLSPQFPALMGFDYMAAQGLEENFDRANAALAEG, translated from the coding sequence ATGCCCTTGCGTACCGGATCCATTTCCGCTCGCCGATATGTTCTGCAGAAGGAACTGCCCGAGACGTTCGCTCGAACGGCCACGATGGCGATTCGGCGATATGCCTACAAGCCCATCAATGCCGACCGCGGCGAGAAGGAGTCCTTCGGCTGGGTCAACCCGCGGGCGCCGCTCGAGGAGCGCTTCACCTGGGAGGACCTGGTGGACGGGCATCTTGTCTTTCTGGCCGTGCGGCGCGACCGCAAGTCTTTCAGCAAGGTCCTTTTCCGCGCCCGCCGCGATCAGCGCATGGAGCAGATTCGCGAGGAGCGCAGCCTTTCGCGCATCACCCGCCAGCACCGCCTCGCCATCGAGGAAGAGCTGACGATCCAGATGCTGAAGGAGACCTCCCCCACCGTCGCGTTCACCGAGCTGGTGTGGGACATGAACACGGGCGAAGTCTTCCTGGCCGCGACCGGCAACGCACTGTGCGAGCGCATCACCGACCTTTTCACCAGCACCTTCGACGTGCGCCTTTCGCCGCAATTCCCCGCGCTGATGGGCTTCGACTACATGGCTGCGCAAGGCCTGGAAGAGAACTTCGACCGCGCCAACGCCGCCCTGGCGGAAGGATAA